From the Butyrivibrio fibrisolvens genome, one window contains:
- a CDS encoding methylated-DNA--[protein]-cysteine S-methyltransferase, translating into MKTRQEALDYGLSFPNTYKEAPFKEQNWQLVRVKGSKKAFLWTYEKNGFINLNVKVDPEYRELWRKAYACVIPAYHQNKEHWNTIILDGSVPDEEIKKMIALSYDLVTDSPTKRIYEAVKKIPKGHVATYGQVAQMAGNKRMSRAVGNALHHNPDPDNIPCFRVVNSKGCLSGNFAFGEGVQERLLREDGIEVKDGRVDLSVYGISL; encoded by the coding sequence ATGAAGACAAGACAAGAAGCTTTAGATTATGGTTTATCATTTCCAAATACATACAAGGAAGCTCCGTTTAAAGAACAGAACTGGCAGCTTGTAAGAGTAAAGGGTTCTAAGAAGGCCTTCTTATGGACATATGAGAAGAATGGGTTTATTAATCTAAATGTGAAGGTGGATCCTGAATACAGGGAGCTTTGGAGGAAGGCATACGCCTGTGTTATACCTGCATATCATCAGAACAAAGAGCACTGGAACACGATAATCTTAGATGGCTCGGTTCCAGATGAGGAGATTAAAAAGATGATAGCGCTTAGCTATGACCTTGTAACAGACTCGCCTACAAAGAGAATCTATGAAGCTGTAAAAAAGATTCCCAAAGGGCATGTAGCTACATATGGACAGGTGGCTCAGATGGCTGGCAATAAGAGGATGTCCAGAGCGGTAGGTAATGCTCTTCACCACAATCCTGATCCTGACAATATTCCATGTTTTCGCGTCGTAAATTCTAAAGGGTGTCTATCCGGCAATTTCGCGTTTGGAGAAGGTGTTCAGGAAAGACTCCTTAGAGAGGACGGAATCGAAGTTAAGGATGGCAGAGTAGACTTATCTGTCTATGGTATATCTTTGTGA
- a CDS encoding glycoside hydrolase family 9 protein has translation MGRIFMNQVGFTPDSSKKAVLDFGGSEFNIKDLNDKTVYEGKVSHFGTDEISGEDVSIADFSDFKEKGKYYVTSGDVRSTSFEIGEDVYDGLMKDICKCFYFLRCGDALSKEYAGQYYHEPCHMSKATVYGEDTEPVDVTGGWHDAGDYGRYSTAGAVAVAHILYGVRFFEDILKVEFNIPKVKCDKGNLPDILAEVKVELDFLKKMQRENGSVWHKVTTFCHAPFVMPEEDKEELFLFPVSSLATADIAAVFALAYSIYKDYDKAYADSLLEVSKKAYKWLKENPDELLFFNAEGSNTGQYDEAEDISNRFWAAASLYEVTGDKEYYEDIKYQKDRLLSFDKNATKKGYQGNVLTCLGWAEVAGLGSMSILLKNDGDDLNKEIKKAFTGEADRLSSNAKKNGFGLCMEAKDFIWGSNMELLKYLMILTVTDKKIEGKPEYKDAITSGLDYLLGCNSMDVSYVTGNGEKAFKNPHLRPTAVDDIEEPWPGLVSGGPNVGLQDERAKEVPAGSAPMKCYLDHIDCYSLNEITIYWNSPLVFVMAGILA, from the coding sequence ATGGGACGTATTTTTATGAATCAGGTGGGCTTTACACCTGATAGCAGTAAGAAGGCGGTACTTGACTTTGGGGGATCTGAATTCAATATCAAAGACTTAAATGATAAGACCGTCTACGAAGGCAAGGTGAGTCATTTCGGAACAGATGAGATCTCCGGAGAAGATGTAAGCATAGCAGATTTTAGTGATTTTAAGGAAAAAGGAAAATACTATGTCACATCCGGTGATGTCCGCTCTACATCTTTTGAAATAGGAGAAGATGTGTATGATGGTCTTATGAAGGATATCTGTAAGTGTTTCTACTTCCTTAGATGCGGAGATGCTCTTTCTAAGGAGTATGCAGGGCAGTATTACCACGAGCCTTGCCATATGAGTAAGGCAACAGTCTACGGAGAAGACACAGAACCTGTGGATGTGACTGGTGGCTGGCATGATGCAGGTGACTATGGCAGGTATTCTACAGCCGGCGCTGTAGCAGTCGCACATATTCTGTATGGTGTAAGATTTTTTGAAGATATATTAAAAGTAGAATTTAACATTCCAAAAGTAAAATGCGATAAAGGTAATCTTCCGGATATCCTTGCAGAAGTTAAAGTAGAGCTTGATTTTCTTAAGAAAATGCAAAGAGAAAACGGCTCTGTATGGCATAAAGTAACTACATTTTGTCATGCGCCTTTCGTTATGCCAGAAGAAGACAAGGAAGAGCTCTTCCTTTTCCCTGTATCATCACTTGCTACAGCAGACATAGCAGCTGTATTTGCTCTTGCATACAGCATCTATAAGGATTATGACAAGGCCTATGCTGACAGTCTCTTAGAAGTTTCAAAGAAAGCATACAAGTGGCTTAAGGAAAATCCTGACGAGCTCCTGTTCTTTAATGCAGAAGGATCAAACACAGGTCAGTATGATGAAGCTGAAGATATCTCAAATAGATTCTGGGCAGCAGCTTCTCTCTATGAAGTTACAGGTGATAAAGAATACTATGAAGATATAAAATATCAAAAAGATAGATTATTATCTTTTGATAAGAATGCTACTAAAAAAGGCTATCAGGGCAATGTACTTACATGCCTTGGATGGGCAGAAGTAGCAGGACTTGGATCAATGTCGATCCTTCTTAAGAATGACGGCGATGACCTTAATAAAGAGATAAAGAAGGCTTTCACAGGTGAAGCAGACAGGCTTTCTTCAAATGCAAAGAAAAACGGATTTGGTCTTTGCATGGAAGCCAAAGACTTCATCTGGGGCAGTAACATGGAGCTTTTGAAATACCTTATGATCCTTACTGTTACAGATAAGAAGATAGAAGGAAAGCCTGAATATAAAGATGCGATCACATCAGGACTTGATTACCTTCTTGGTTGCAACAGCATGGATGTAAGCTACGTAACAGGTAACGGCGAAAAGGCATTCAAGAATCCGCACCTTCGTCCTACAGCAGTAGATGATATAGAAGAACCATGGCCGGGTCTTGTATCAGGCGGTCCAAATGTCGGCCTTCAGGATGAAAGAGCAAAGGAAGTTCCGGCAGGATCAGCACCCATGAAGTGTTACCTTGACCACATCGACTGCTACTCACTTAATGAGATCACTATTTATTGGAATTCACCTCTGGTATTTGTAATGGCCGGAATCCTTGCCTAA
- a CDS encoding tRNA threonylcarbamoyladenosine dehydratase — MLNEFSRTQLLYGKDAMDKLSRCKVAVFGIGGVGGYTVEALARSGIGALDLIDDDKVCLTNINRQILATRKTVGKYKVDVARDRIEEISPNCQVRTFKTFYLPETADQFDFTEYDYVVDAIDTVTGKLTIIENAKKLKVPVISSMGAGNKVNPSGFEVADIYDTSICPLAKVMRRECRKRGIDSLKVVYSKEKPVRPLEDMSISCRQHCICPPGTVRKCTQRRDIPGSTAFVPSVVGLIIAGEIINDLTAC; from the coding sequence ATGTTAAACGAATTTTCAAGAACTCAGTTATTATACGGCAAGGATGCCATGGACAAGTTATCAAGGTGCAAAGTTGCAGTTTTTGGGATAGGCGGAGTAGGCGGATACACAGTCGAAGCCCTTGCAAGATCCGGAATAGGTGCACTTGATCTTATAGATGATGACAAGGTATGCCTTACTAATATCAACAGACAGATACTTGCTACAAGGAAGACAGTAGGCAAGTACAAAGTAGACGTTGCCAGGGATAGAATAGAAGAGATATCTCCAAACTGCCAAGTCAGAACTTTTAAGACTTTCTATCTACCGGAGACTGCTGATCAGTTTGACTTCACCGAGTATGACTATGTAGTAGATGCAATAGATACAGTAACCGGTAAGCTTACGATAATCGAAAATGCCAAGAAGCTGAAAGTGCCGGTGATATCATCAATGGGAGCAGGCAATAAAGTTAATCCGTCAGGTTTTGAAGTTGCAGATATCTATGATACCTCCATCTGTCCTCTTGCCAAGGTCATGAGAAGAGAGTGCAGGAAAAGAGGAATTGATTCTCTTAAAGTAGTATATTCCAAAGAAAAGCCGGTGAGGCCTCTTGAAGACATGTCAATAAGCTGCAGACAGCACTGCATCTGCCCTCCGGGAACTGTAAGAAAATGTACCCAAAGGCGTGATATCCCAGGATCAACAGCTTTTGTACCATCAGTTGTAGGGCTTATCATAGCAGGCGAGATCATTAATGATCTTACAGCTTGCTGA
- a CDS encoding glycoside hydrolase family 43 protein, protein MHKLYKMSALFLSCILCACASDRAGADIDKAAGDNSSIVSSNIDTAEGDTKAESLANTNKEDENNMTVTDVSKAEELFENLELTKGYKDITDHNPCMTQRFSADPGVMVYNDRVYVYATNDGMAMDNKPSKNEYGNIRTINMMLSKDLVNWEDHGAIMVAGGSGVASWAGNSWAPCACHKVIDGKEKFFLYFANSGNGIGVLTADSPTGPWEDPLGQALVPRDTPGIEGVIWLFDPAVLVDDDGTGYLYFGGGVPEGKAEAPESFRAVKLADDMIHLDGEVVKIDVPWGFEDSGINKIGDTYYYSYCTNWSGGPYGNARIGYMTSKSPLGPFTYQGTCFNNPGDFFGTTGNNHHTIITFNDQQYIFYHAEYLNKKMYGEMLGYRTTHVDKLPMEDGLFGDAKGTLEGVEQLCSVDAYSISRASALAWQGGASFEGSGDTLLKLSKGDWAGVSGVDFGSGAANIKLTVKAPEDTWIRVTTGSADGELAGYVYIPASSDLQEVSAQVEGLEGVEDLFFTAAGDVSLDSWVCE, encoded by the coding sequence ATGCATAAATTATATAAGATGTCAGCGCTATTTCTATCATGCATATTGTGTGCATGTGCATCAGATAGAGCCGGAGCTGATATAGATAAGGCTGCAGGTGATAATAGCAGCATAGTATCTTCTAACATAGATACTGCAGAAGGAGATACCAAAGCCGAAAGCCTTGCAAATACAAATAAAGAGGATGAAAACAATATGACTGTAACAGATGTATCAAAAGCAGAAGAATTATTTGAAAACCTTGAACTCACAAAAGGATACAAGGATATAACAGATCACAATCCTTGTATGACTCAGCGCTTTAGTGCAGATCCTGGAGTTATGGTATACAATGACAGAGTCTATGTATATGCTACCAATGATGGTATGGCTATGGATAATAAGCCTTCCAAGAATGAATATGGCAATATCAGAACCATTAATATGATGTTATCAAAAGACCTTGTAAACTGGGAAGATCATGGTGCTATCATGGTCGCAGGCGGCAGTGGCGTAGCATCATGGGCGGGGAACTCATGGGCACCTTGTGCTTGTCATAAAGTGATCGATGGCAAGGAGAAGTTCTTCCTTTATTTTGCTAATAGTGGTAATGGAATAGGTGTTCTTACAGCAGATTCACCAACAGGTCCTTGGGAAGATCCGCTAGGACAGGCTCTTGTACCACGCGATACTCCTGGTATTGAAGGAGTTATATGGCTCTTCGACCCTGCTGTACTTGTAGATGATGATGGAACAGGCTATCTTTACTTTGGAGGAGGAGTTCCTGAAGGCAAGGCAGAAGCTCCTGAGAGCTTTAGAGCAGTAAAACTTGCAGATGACATGATCCACCTAGACGGAGAGGTTGTTAAAATCGATGTTCCGTGGGGATTTGAAGATTCAGGCATCAATAAAATAGGTGATACATATTACTATTCATATTGTACTAACTGGTCAGGCGGCCCTTATGGTAATGCAAGGATAGGATATATGACTTCTAAATCGCCTCTTGGACCATTCACCTATCAGGGAACATGTTTTAATAATCCCGGAGATTTCTTCGGAACAACAGGCAATAACCACCATACTATCATTACTTTCAACGATCAGCAGTATATCTTCTATCACGCAGAATATCTTAACAAGAAGATGTACGGCGAGATGCTGGGTTACAGAACCACACATGTAGACAAGCTCCCTATGGAAGATGGCCTCTTTGGTGATGCCAAGGGTACACTTGAAGGTGTTGAGCAGCTTTGCAGCGTAGATGCCTATAGCATAAGTCGTGCAAGCGCGTTAGCATGGCAGGGCGGAGCTTCATTTGAAGGAAGCGGTGATACTCTTCTTAAGTTATCAAAAGGCGACTGGGCAGGAGTATCAGGTGTAGACTTTGGATCCGGAGCTGCTAATATAAAGCTCACAGTTAAGGCTCCTGAAGATACATGGATACGCGTAACAACAGGAAGTGCTGATGGAGAACTTGCAGGATATGTATATATTCCGGCTTCAAGTGATCTTCAGGAAGTATCAGCACAGGTAGAAGGCCTTGAAGGCGTAGAGGATCTTTTCTTTACAGCTGCAGGAGATGTGAGCCTGGATTCATGGGTATGTGAATAA
- a CDS encoding methyl-accepting chemotaxis protein produces the protein MAKNKNAKNNNSINFKDSIKTKLITIMILVAAIPLAVAVILSYSTSTAKALEDVADSAEWEVWYFQGRFETIYTSNVNMIESIAGNPIVVEYLMGGTDVTYEEVQDIIRECDEVLDDGDQTSIAGPTGMQVVRTSGDFIDVSEREYFQEAMKGHSFVSNMTVSKTNGKRMISFSAPVFDPDNNVIAVVHRNYNLNNFHELLAEETDATFMVDRNGALCAHAAYEIGEGAHEEVDMSNFYFFTATDSEGFYFEKDYDNRYIAYAKDPITGFTVCTSKTQEQVLGPARRSALIVVAVGLGLLVVAIIISLYMAKSFTDPINAVAGSLDALSDGNFKKVEKYSSRKDEFGLISRATNTLIEKLDDIVTNIKNSAGLVGSSSDELSDMADQISKTAEDVSHAVMEIASGASQQADEIQSASDNVGRIGDAVGSVQSSSNDLTTLAGKMKEASEISSTSLGSLQDSSAQMTAKIDDISSTIQATKDAVNNISEKVEGITSIATQTNLLSLNASIEAARAGEAGKGFAVVAEEIGKLAEDSKQMADDIRKEMEILLKQSEAAVDAAADVKNGNTDQQIALGETLDAVNGMLEDIRSTVGGVQLISEGADTCESSKNAVVDTMSALSAISEENAASSQETGASMQELSATVTTLAGSANDLKEIANKLNEEMKFFKSAN, from the coding sequence ATGGCGAAAAATAAGAATGCAAAAAACAATAACAGCATTAATTTTAAGGACAGCATAAAGACCAAGCTCATAACCATCATGATATTAGTTGCAGCCATTCCTTTGGCTGTAGCTGTAATACTTAGTTATAGCACTTCTACTGCCAAAGCACTTGAAGATGTAGCTGACAGTGCCGAATGGGAAGTCTGGTATTTTCAGGGAAGATTTGAGACCATCTATACCAGCAATGTAAATATGATCGAAAGTATTGCCGGTAACCCGATAGTAGTTGAATATCTGATGGGTGGAACTGACGTGACTTATGAGGAAGTACAGGACATCATCAGAGAATGCGACGAGGTACTGGACGATGGAGATCAGACATCAATCGCAGGGCCCACAGGTATGCAGGTAGTCAGAACATCCGGCGACTTCATTGATGTCTCAGAAAGAGAATACTTTCAGGAAGCAATGAAAGGACACAGTTTTGTATCCAACATGACTGTCAGTAAGACCAATGGAAAGAGGATGATCTCCTTCTCAGCACCTGTCTTCGATCCCGACAATAATGTAATAGCTGTAGTACACAGAAACTATAATCTCAACAATTTTCATGAACTTTTGGCTGAGGAAACAGACGCAACCTTTATGGTAGACAGAAACGGTGCTCTGTGTGCTCATGCTGCCTATGAAATAGGCGAGGGTGCTCATGAAGAAGTGGATATGTCAAATTTTTATTTCTTCACAGCAACAGATAGTGAAGGCTTCTATTTTGAAAAAGACTATGACAATCGCTATATAGCCTATGCCAAGGATCCTATTACAGGCTTTACTGTTTGCACTTCCAAAACCCAAGAACAGGTTCTGGGGCCTGCAAGAAGGTCTGCTCTTATTGTAGTAGCAGTGGGACTTGGCCTTTTAGTTGTTGCTATAATCATCTCTCTATATATGGCCAAAAGCTTTACAGATCCTATTAATGCGGTGGCAGGATCTCTGGATGCTCTCTCTGACGGAAACTTTAAAAAGGTTGAGAAATACAGTTCAAGAAAAGATGAGTTCGGCCTTATATCCAGAGCTACAAATACTCTTATAGAAAAGCTTGATGACATCGTAACTAATATCAAGAACTCTGCAGGCCTTGTAGGATCATCTTCTGATGAACTTTCAGACATGGCTGACCAGATCTCCAAAACAGCAGAAGATGTATCTCATGCTGTCATGGAAATAGCTTCGGGTGCCAGCCAGCAGGCCGATGAGATTCAATCAGCATCAGATAATGTAGGCAGGATCGGAGATGCTGTAGGAAGCGTTCAATCATCTTCCAATGACCTTACTACTCTTGCAGGCAAGATGAAAGAAGCTTCAGAAATATCCAGCACATCTCTTGGATCACTTCAGGATTCGTCAGCTCAGATGACAGCCAAGATAGATGATATATCAAGTACTATTCAGGCTACTAAAGATGCCGTTAATAACATCAGTGAGAAAGTTGAAGGAATCACCTCCATAGCAACCCAGACCAACCTTTTGTCATTAAATGCTTCTATAGAAGCTGCTAGAGCCGGTGAAGCAGGTAAAGGATTTGCAGTTGTAGCTGAAGAGATAGGTAAGCTGGCAGAAGACTCCAAGCAGATGGCAGATGATATCAGAAAAGAGATGGAGATCCTCCTTAAACAAAGTGAAGCAGCTGTTGATGCTGCAGCAGATGTCAAAAATGGCAATACTGATCAGCAGATAGCTCTTGGAGAGACCTTAGATGCAGTAAACGGTATGCTTGAAGATATCCGCAGTACTGTTGGAGGTGTACAGCTCATCTCTGAAGGAGCTGACACCTGTGAATCTTCTAAGAATGCTGTAGTAGATACCATGAGTGCTCTATCTGCAATATCCGAAGAAAACGCAGCTTCTTCTCAGGAGACAGGAGCATCCATGCAGGAACTCTCAGCAACAGTAACTACACTTGCAGGATCTGCCAATGATCTAAAAGAAATTGCCAATAAGCTTAATGAAGAAATGAAATTCTTCAAATCCGCAAATTAA
- a CDS encoding O-acetylhomoserine aminocarboxypropyltransferase/cysteine synthase family protein, giving the protein MADREYGFDTLKILAGYDSADNKYSVSPPIYHTAAFDFRDTEHAENLFTYKEAGYLYTRVGNPTVTYFSERVKALEGAKNAVAVGSGMAAITFTLLNLAAKGGTILASPYLYGGTIDSFDRLFPEVGVKIKLTRSVLDPAELDKELAESDDVKGIYLESISNPNAYLPDIDAISKVAHKYGVPVVVDNTVATPYIYRPLEHGADIVVYSATKGLTGHGNIIAGLILDNGKLDYYTEDKYPQFYEPIVMLKGKSPKDVFPDNFFIFRAILVYLNLLGAALSPNDAYLGILGLETLSERVAKQSSNALKIAEYLESSPAVEWVRYPKLSSYKYKEVADKHLTRGGGGLLSFGIKGSKEQEALFLNNLKLFHYLVNLGDVRSLIVNSPDTTHSELTDEEKELADIPANLIRISVGLEDVNDLIKDLDQAFKAAGLLDADSSAA; this is encoded by the coding sequence ATGGCAGACAGAGAATACGGTTTTGATACTTTGAAGATTTTGGCAGGTTATGATTCAGCAGATAACAAGTATTCAGTTTCACCTCCGATCTATCACACAGCAGCATTTGACTTTAGAGACACAGAGCATGCGGAGAATCTTTTTACTTATAAAGAAGCAGGATATCTTTATACAAGAGTTGGAAATCCTACTGTAACTTATTTTTCTGAAAGAGTTAAGGCACTTGAAGGAGCTAAGAACGCTGTAGCTGTTGGATCAGGAATGGCTGCTATCACATTCACACTTCTAAATCTTGCAGCTAAGGGCGGAACAATCCTTGCTTCACCTTATCTCTACGGAGGTACTATAGACAGTTTCGACAGACTGTTCCCTGAAGTTGGAGTGAAGATAAAGCTTACAAGAAGCGTACTTGATCCTGCCGAGCTTGATAAGGAGCTTGCAGAAAGTGATGACGTAAAGGGAATATACCTTGAGTCAATATCCAATCCCAATGCATATCTTCCTGATATAGATGCTATATCCAAGGTAGCTCATAAGTACGGCGTACCTGTTGTTGTTGATAATACAGTAGCAACTCCTTACATATACAGACCACTTGAACACGGAGCTGACATCGTAGTATATTCTGCAACCAAGGGCCTTACAGGACATGGCAATATCATTGCAGGTCTCATCCTTGATAATGGTAAGCTCGACTACTATACAGAAGATAAATATCCTCAGTTCTATGAACCTATCGTAATGCTTAAGGGCAAGAGTCCTAAGGATGTGTTCCCGGATAACTTCTTCATATTCCGTGCAATACTTGTATACCTTAACCTTCTTGGAGCAGCGCTTTCACCCAATGATGCATATCTTGGAATCCTTGGTCTTGAGACCCTTTCAGAAAGAGTAGCTAAGCAAAGCTCAAATGCACTTAAGATCGCTGAGTATCTTGAAAGTTCACCTGCAGTTGAGTGGGTTCGCTATCCAAAGCTTAGCTCTTATAAGTACAAAGAAGTTGCGGATAAGCATCTTACAAGGGGCGGCGGAGGACTTCTTTCTTTCGGGATAAAGGGAAGTAAGGAACAGGAAGCTCTTTTCCTTAATAATCTTAAGCTCTTCCATTATCTTGTAAATCTTGGAGACGTGCGTTCACTTATAGTAAATTCACCGGATACTACTCACAGTGAACTTACAGATGAGGAAAAAGAACTTGCAGATATCCCTGCAAATCTTATCAGGATCTCAGTAGGTCTTGAGGATGTTAACGATCTTATTAAAGATCTGGATCAGGCCTTCAAGGCAGCAGGACTTTTGGATGCAGACAGCTCTGCAGCATAA
- a CDS encoding ABC transporter substrate-binding protein, whose translation MKNINLFKKVVCVGLSLSLLTACSVTSNESVIEDEKVATADSNTAGSADAVSDGDYKYGKIDIPGKDGALCGAPIYIAYENGYFAEEGFDVTLISADFETRKIGLNNGSIPIVNGDFQFFPSIENGIDVKVVDGLHEGCIKFAVKPDSDIETVEDLKGKKIGVDEIGGTPHQVASLWLENAGISADPANGEVTFLPYSDGNLEFEALSSGEIDVAALWDPLGSIHEKAGDVKIIFDLGTDEYFKDRFCCFLYASTKVLEENPEEVAALLRAYRKAQEWIYENPEEAVNIIVEKNYAAIEDKELAVELIKSYGYPSATQHADNWDETVEDNVRYFAGGLYDIGYLKTDPEEFTDTVYQKVDVGN comes from the coding sequence ATGAAAAATATAAATTTGTTTAAAAAGGTAGTATGTGTCGGACTATCACTTTCACTTCTGACAGCCTGCTCAGTGACTTCTAATGAAAGCGTAATAGAAGATGAAAAGGTAGCTACAGCTGATTCTAATACTGCAGGATCTGCAGATGCTGTATCTGATGGAGACTACAAGTATGGCAAGATCGATATCCCGGGCAAGGACGGAGCCCTTTGCGGAGCACCTATTTATATTGCCTATGAAAATGGATATTTTGCCGAAGAGGGATTCGACGTAACACTGATATCAGCAGACTTTGAGACCAGGAAGATCGGGCTTAACAACGGCAGTATACCGATTGTAAACGGGGATTTCCAGTTCTTCCCATCTATCGAGAACGGAATAGATGTTAAGGTCGTAGACGGACTTCATGAGGGATGCATCAAGTTCGCAGTAAAGCCTGATTCTGATATAGAGACCGTGGAGGATTTGAAGGGCAAGAAGATTGGTGTGGATGAGATAGGCGGAACACCTCACCAGGTTGCAAGCTTATGGCTTGAAAATGCAGGTATATCTGCAGATCCTGCTAATGGTGAGGTGACATTCCTTCCGTATTCTGACGGCAACCTTGAGTTTGAGGCACTTTCAAGCGGAGAGATAGACGTTGCAGCTCTTTGGGATCCACTTGGATCAATCCATGAGAAGGCAGGAGATGTGAAGATCATCTTCGACCTTGGAACGGATGAATATTTTAAGGACAGATTCTGCTGCTTCCTATATGCCTCTACCAAGGTGCTTGAAGAAAATCCCGAAGAAGTTGCGGCACTCCTTCGAGCTTATAGGAAAGCTCAGGAATGGATATATGAGAATCCCGAAGAAGCAGTCAATATCATCGTAGAGAAGAACTATGCTGCTATTGAAGATAAGGAACTTGCAGTAGAGCTTATAAAGAGCTACGGCTATCCGTCAGCAACGCAGCATGCAGATAACTGGGATGAGACTGTAGAAGATAATGTGAGATATTTTGCAGGTGGTCTGTATGACATCGGCTATCTAAAAACGGATCCCGAAGAGTTTACTGATACCGTATATCAGAAAGTTGATGTGGGTAACTGA
- a CDS encoding ABC transporter permease, producing the protein MDVEVAIKTARQKRSDIKNIDNSIYNYKNTKYMLLKILFTISGFVAAILVNILFPQKADVEFKTYTLNLLNLKIGFNMNSAYIVVLIALILIYGTSGILSLFQKDRRKLYAKNAAFRFFLGIALAIWDIGGTKLQIFAQPFFPGPAQIIEAYIADGSYIVQNTLYSIRLYAAGFSCGVLLGVGTGILIGWFPKVYYWVFPVLKITGVVPAVAWMPFALTLLPTSFSAAVFLIVICAWFQIAFLTAQGIQSTPKQSYEAARVLGGGQINQILHVAIPHAMPDIFTGIGSANAMAFTTLVMSEMLGQPGGLGYYINQSKVWSAYYKVLAAIVIMAVLFSFINFLIGLIRKRVLRWQQGVVKV; encoded by the coding sequence ATGGACGTAGAAGTTGCGATCAAAACAGCCAGGCAAAAGCGTAGTGATATAAAAAACATTGATAACAGTATTTATAATTATAAGAATACGAAATATATGCTTCTAAAGATTTTATTTACAATATCAGGATTTGTAGCAGCTATCCTGGTCAATATCCTATTCCCTCAAAAGGCTGATGTAGAGTTTAAGACATATACGCTAAATCTTTTGAATCTGAAGATTGGTTTCAATATGAACAGTGCTTATATAGTAGTACTTATAGCACTTATCCTCATATATGGAACATCTGGAATCTTATCACTTTTTCAAAAAGATAGAAGAAAGCTATATGCCAAGAATGCCGCATTCAGGTTCTTCCTGGGAATAGCTCTTGCTATATGGGATATAGGAGGGACTAAGTTACAGATCTTTGCACAGCCTTTTTTTCCGGGACCGGCCCAGATCATAGAAGCCTATATCGCTGATGGAAGCTACATAGTCCAGAATACGCTGTATTCGATAAGACTTTATGCTGCAGGTTTTAGCTGCGGCGTACTTCTGGGAGTCGGAACCGGTATACTGATCGGATGGTTTCCAAAGGTATATTACTGGGTATTCCCTGTTCTTAAGATAACAGGAGTAGTACCTGCGGTTGCCTGGATGCCTTTTGCTCTTACACTTCTACCTACTTCTTTTAGCGCAGCTGTATTTCTGATCGTAATATGCGCGTGGTTTCAGATTGCATTCCTTACAGCTCAGGGTATACAAAGTACTCCAAAGCAAAGCTATGAAGCTGCAAGAGTTCTCGGCGGAGGTCAGATCAATCAGATACTTCATGTTGCTATACCTCATGCAATGCCGGATATCTTCACCGGCATAGGTTCTGCTAATGCTATGGCGTTTACAACTCTTGTAATGAGCGAGATGCTGGGTCAGCCAGGCGGTCTTGGCTATTATATTAACCAGTCCAAGGTATGGAGTGCATATTATAAGGTTCTTGCTGCGATTGTTATCATGGCTGTTCTTTTTTCTTTTATCAATTTCTTAATAGGTCTTATAAGGAAAAGAGTTCTTAGATGGCAGCAGGGAGTTGTTAAGGTGTGA